From a region of the Brevibacterium siliguriense genome:
- a CDS encoding flavin-containing monooxygenase: MTTTLDRPQLTADDIAMRWLQDFESALSRRDIPAAAGLFATDSYWRDLVSFTWNLKTVEDPDGVTDLLTHNLDRVAPEEFELSEPAATADGVTEAWFTFATAVGRGKGLVRLIDEDGIKAWTMLTSLQEIAGHEEPRGTRRIKGAEHGVDPERKSWSEKLAEEDEAWGKTTDPYILVVGGGQGGIALGARLRQLGVPSLVIDRWERPGDQWRSRYKSLCLHDPVWYDHLPYLKFPDNWPVFAPKDKIADWLEFYTKVMEIPYWSSTTAASAKYDEAAGRWTVEVDRNGENITLHPTHLVMATGMSGKPNIPTFPGSDIFKGEQQHSSQHPGPDAYAGKKVVVIGSNNSAFDICGALYENGADVTMVQRSSTHIVKSDSLVEIAMGDLYSERALEGGVTTEKADLIFASLPYRIMHEFQIPLYNQIKEEDKDFYQRMENAGFDLDFGDDESGLFLKYLRRGSGYYIDVGSAELVADGKVKLSKGQVDHLTSDSVVLADGTALPADLVVYATGYGSMNGWVADLVDQETADKVGKCWGLGSETTKDPGPWEGEQRNMWKPTQQENLWFMGGNLHQARHYSLYLALQLKARHEGIETPVYGLQEVHHLS, from the coding sequence ATGACAACGACGCTCGACCGTCCCCAGCTGACTGCCGACGACATCGCAATGAGGTGGCTGCAGGACTTCGAATCGGCGCTGAGCCGCCGGGACATTCCGGCCGCCGCCGGACTGTTCGCCACCGACAGCTACTGGAGGGACCTCGTCTCCTTCACCTGGAACCTCAAAACGGTGGAGGATCCCGACGGGGTCACCGACCTGCTCACCCATAATCTCGACCGGGTCGCACCGGAGGAATTCGAACTCAGCGAGCCGGCGGCAACTGCCGACGGAGTGACCGAAGCCTGGTTCACTTTCGCCACCGCGGTGGGGCGCGGCAAAGGGCTCGTCCGCCTCATCGACGAAGACGGTATCAAGGCCTGGACCATGCTCACCTCGCTGCAGGAGATCGCCGGACACGAGGAGCCGCGCGGCACCCGCCGCATCAAAGGGGCAGAGCACGGTGTCGATCCCGAGCGGAAGAGCTGGTCGGAGAAGCTCGCCGAGGAGGACGAAGCCTGGGGCAAGACCACCGATCCCTACATCCTCGTCGTCGGCGGCGGGCAGGGCGGGATCGCCCTCGGTGCTCGCCTCCGCCAACTCGGGGTGCCCTCGTTGGTCATCGACCGGTGGGAACGTCCGGGTGACCAGTGGCGGTCGCGGTACAAATCGCTGTGCCTGCACGATCCGGTCTGGTACGACCACCTGCCGTATCTGAAGTTCCCCGACAACTGGCCGGTGTTCGCACCGAAGGACAAGATCGCGGACTGGTTGGAGTTCTACACGAAGGTGATGGAGATCCCGTACTGGTCATCGACCACAGCCGCCTCGGCGAAATATGACGAAGCGGCAGGCCGGTGGACGGTCGAGGTTGATCGGAACGGGGAGAATATCACTCTGCATCCGACCCATCTGGTGATGGCCACGGGCATGTCGGGCAAGCCGAACATCCCCACCTTCCCGGGCTCCGACATCTTCAAGGGCGAGCAGCAGCACTCCTCGCAGCACCCGGGCCCCGATGCCTACGCCGGCAAGAAGGTCGTCGTCATCGGCAGTAACAACTCGGCCTTCGACATCTGCGGCGCCTTGTACGAGAACGGCGCCGACGTCACGATGGTGCAGCGCTCGAGCACACACATCGTCAAGAGCGATTCGCTCGTGGAGATCGCGATGGGCGACCTGTACTCCGAACGTGCGCTGGAGGGCGGGGTGACGACGGAGAAAGCGGATCTCATCTTCGCGTCACTGCCGTACCGGATCATGCACGAATTCCAGATCCCGCTCTATAACCAGATCAAGGAAGAGGACAAGGACTTCTACCAACGGATGGAGAACGCCGGATTCGACCTCGACTTCGGTGACGATGAATCCGGCCTGTTCCTCAAATACCTGCGTCGTGGATCGGGCTACTACATCGACGTCGGATCCGCCGAGCTCGTCGCCGACGGAAAGGTGAAGCTGTCCAAGGGGCAGGTCGACCACCTGACTTCCGACTCGGTTGTATTGGCGGACGGGACTGCGCTGCCAGCTGACCTCGTCGTCTACGCCACCGGCTACGGTTCGATGAACGGCTGGGTCGCGGACCTCGTCGATCAGGAGACCGCGGACAAGGTCGGCAAATGCTGGGGCCTGGGGTCGGAGACGACGAAGGACCCGGGCCCGTGGGAGGGCGAGCAGCGTAACATGTGGAAACCCACTCAGCAGGAGAATCTGTGGTTCATGGGTGGCAACCTGCACCAGGCACGTCATTACTCGCTCTACCTTGCTCTGCAGCTCAAGGCCCGGCATGAAGGCATCGAGACTCCGGTGTACGGGCTGCAGGAGGTCCATCACCTGAGCTGA
- a CDS encoding VOC family protein, with protein sequence MSAEPADARACNVWPTFRYRDAEAAIVFLQEALGFEVVAEYTNADDPNRIEHAELAWPEGGGVMLGSVRDDGGVMTKTGVASGSVYLASGNVRELHARALAAGATEVMGLTQQDYGSLDFAVQDPEGVLWSVGSYRGANG encoded by the coding sequence ATGTCCGCCGAACCCGCAGATGCTCGGGCCTGCAACGTCTGGCCCACGTTCCGCTATCGCGATGCCGAAGCCGCGATCGTATTTCTCCAGGAGGCGCTCGGCTTCGAAGTCGTCGCCGAATACACGAATGCCGACGACCCGAACCGCATCGAACACGCCGAACTCGCCTGGCCCGAGGGCGGGGGAGTGATGCTCGGGTCCGTGCGCGATGACGGCGGGGTCATGACGAAGACCGGAGTCGCCTCGGGGTCGGTGTATCTGGCCTCCGGAAACGTCCGTGAGCTACACGCGCGTGCGCTCGCCGCGGGCGCCACCGAGGTCATGGGACTGACGCAGCAGGACTACGGGTCGCTCGACTTCGCCGTCCAAGACCCCGAGGGTGTGCTGTGGTCGGTCGGGAGCTACCGCGGGGCAAATGGGTAG
- a CDS encoding GAF domain-containing protein, producing the protein MLQPDLAHLARDLTRIHDAVITGASPPVQPRALVRRSWDRMLRLGLDPDGANARIVADEAELETRRRKSRLRLVVEEMRSVLLRAPDAAPFILVVTDADGVILWRDGAASARRQADELGFVEGAHWSEAKVGTNAIGTALTEEAPVQLFSAEHFEASQHPWYCSAVPVHDPHDGTLLGVVDISGPAMTLHPAVQSLVTTAVRLAEARLMIAQQEALNTLRDRMSAMLAGTSGPALVVDDAGWVAYQQGVRSRDRIEAPAADRSILIPGAGLCLPEKITGGWLLRPTGDRRASVTLRMRQDPPVLDIHSGTDPLVVPLTPRRAQILAAVTSAGSAGISAADLSQRLYGDGDHVVTVRAEVSRLRRSVGALLATRPYRWAEGVDARVD; encoded by the coding sequence ATGCTTCAGCCGGATCTGGCGCATCTCGCCAGGGATCTGACACGCATTCACGATGCTGTGATCACCGGGGCGTCACCCCCGGTGCAACCGCGCGCGCTGGTCAGGCGCTCGTGGGATCGGATGCTGCGCTTGGGCCTGGACCCGGATGGTGCGAATGCGCGAATCGTCGCCGATGAGGCCGAGTTGGAGACTCGACGGAGGAAATCGCGGCTGCGCTTGGTCGTCGAGGAGATGCGGTCAGTGCTGTTGCGGGCCCCTGATGCGGCTCCATTCATCCTCGTAGTCACCGATGCCGACGGCGTCATTCTGTGGCGAGATGGTGCAGCGTCCGCCAGACGCCAAGCCGATGAACTCGGATTCGTCGAAGGAGCTCATTGGTCTGAGGCCAAGGTCGGCACGAACGCCATCGGCACGGCGCTGACCGAGGAGGCACCCGTCCAGCTCTTCTCCGCCGAACACTTCGAGGCGTCTCAGCACCCCTGGTACTGCAGCGCCGTGCCCGTGCACGACCCGCACGATGGGACTCTCTTGGGAGTCGTCGATATCAGTGGCCCGGCGATGACGCTTCACCCGGCCGTGCAGTCCTTGGTGACGACGGCGGTGCGCCTGGCCGAGGCCAGGCTGATGATCGCTCAGCAGGAAGCGCTGAACACTCTGCGCGACCGGATGTCGGCGATGCTCGCCGGCACTTCCGGACCGGCCCTCGTCGTCGACGATGCCGGGTGGGTGGCATACCAGCAGGGGGTGCGCAGCCGTGACCGCATCGAAGCTCCAGCTGCTGACCGGTCCATCCTCATCCCCGGCGCAGGCCTGTGCCTGCCGGAGAAGATCACCGGCGGGTGGCTGCTGCGGCCCACCGGTGACCGTCGCGCCTCGGTGACTCTGCGGATGAGGCAGGATCCACCCGTTCTCGATATCCACTCCGGCACCGACCCCTTGGTCGTTCCGCTCACGCCACGGCGTGCGCAGATTTTGGCGGCGGTCACCTCGGCGGGGTCTGCGGGGATCAGTGCCGCCGACCTCAGCCAGCGCCTCTACGGGGACGGCGACCATGTGGTCACCGTCCGCGCAGAGGTCTCGCGTCTGCGCCGCTCGGTCGGGGCCCTGCTCGCCACCCGACCCTACCGATGGGCTGAAGGCGTCGACGCACGAGTGGACTGA